The Halosimplex litoreum genome has a window encoding:
- the gatD gene encoding Glu-tRNA(Gln) amidotransferase subunit GatD codes for MNAGDRVRVDRADETYEGVLLPSTTGEHLVVKLDGGYNVGVDRSEADVEVLESDVYDVESAQAESERSTIEFDDDLPTVSLISTGGTIASTVDYRTGAVTAQFDAEDVLRAVPDLAGRANYRGRVVANILSENMTPEVWQDLAHAIHEEIEAGADGVVVMHGTDTMQFSAAAMAFVLDTPVPIVFTGSQRSADRPSSDNVMNAVSAVEAAKSDCAEVLICMHENESDDRCALHRGVRARKNHTSRRDAFETVGAKPLGVVDYDIDGETTVSFRREYRKRGATDLDIDPDLETDVDLLKFTPSTDPAFLDALDGKSGVVLEGTGLGHVHTDWIPRIEDLVDDGTTVVMTSQCLEGRVCDRVYDTGRDLLDAGIVEGEDTLPGTAKVKLMWALANVESVEEAMATSLAGEIDDRSVPWT; via the coding sequence ATGAACGCCGGAGACCGCGTCCGCGTGGACCGCGCGGACGAGACGTACGAGGGTGTACTCCTGCCCTCGACGACGGGCGAGCACCTAGTCGTCAAACTCGACGGGGGGTACAACGTCGGCGTCGACCGGAGCGAGGCCGACGTGGAGGTCCTCGAATCGGACGTCTACGACGTGGAATCGGCCCAGGCCGAGAGCGAGCGCTCGACCATCGAGTTCGACGACGACCTGCCCACGGTGTCGCTCATCTCGACCGGTGGGACCATCGCCTCGACGGTCGACTACCGCACCGGCGCCGTCACCGCGCAGTTCGACGCCGAGGACGTGCTCCGGGCCGTCCCGGACCTGGCCGGCCGCGCCAACTACCGCGGGCGCGTCGTCGCGAACATCCTCTCGGAGAACATGACGCCCGAGGTGTGGCAGGACCTCGCACACGCGATCCACGAGGAGATCGAAGCGGGCGCCGACGGCGTCGTCGTCATGCACGGCACCGACACGATGCAGTTCAGCGCCGCGGCGATGGCGTTCGTGCTCGATACGCCCGTCCCGATCGTGTTCACCGGGAGCCAGCGCTCGGCGGACCGGCCGTCCTCCGACAACGTCATGAACGCCGTCTCGGCGGTCGAAGCGGCCAAATCCGACTGCGCCGAGGTGCTGATCTGCATGCACGAAAACGAGTCCGACGACCGCTGTGCGCTCCACCGCGGGGTGCGCGCCCGGAAGAACCACACCTCCCGCCGGGACGCCTTCGAGACCGTCGGCGCGAAGCCCCTCGGGGTCGTCGACTACGATATCGACGGCGAGACGACGGTCTCGTTCCGCCGCGAGTACCGGAAACGGGGCGCGACGGACCTGGACATCGACCCCGACCTCGAAACCGACGTGGACCTGCTGAAGTTCACCCCCAGCACGGACCCCGCCTTCCTCGACGCCCTCGACGGCAAGTCGGGCGTCGTGCTGGAGGGCACGGGACTGGGCCACGTCCACACCGACTGGATCCCGCGCATCGAGGACCTCGTCGACGACGGGACGACGGTCGTGATGACGAGCCAGTGTCTCGAAGGGCGGGTCTGTGACCGGGTGTACGACACCGGGCGCGACCTGCTGGACGCGGGCATCGTCGAGGGCGAGGACACCCTGCCGGGGACGGCGAAGGTGAAACTGATGTGGGCGCTGGCGAACGTCGAGAGCGTCGAGGAGGCCATGGCCACGTCGCTGGCCGGCGAGATCGACGACCGGTCGGTGCCGTGGACCTGA
- a CDS encoding ATP-binding protein: MSDLGDFTDFDGSDDGEGDDATGAAAAEGDAGTDGDGSASDSATVDTFGADEADDDFAAMDVTPAGEDRGVGVVSATEGLRISEDGEETELRAYVTVKNRSDVRIGKYLLIPYQDDERLFCRITALEYAQEFRADDATEIHARRAMRRSDIDEQDFKFVATLDPLAVLYSEGDELKRRMTDRVPKPETVVREATNKSEIKTGLKIPEDGVFLGHLSVGGEKVETAAEPPHIDYRLKDDYEDGDPLVFRHTLVAGGTGSGKTHSAKNVLRQYLADERTYPVEDGSRDVSPGLVMFDPQDEYAQMHDDNPDLDSDFARRLEREGIAYGGVDDTIAFVPKVQGATYATGDHRAEQVEFTIPFSMVQDNPWLIAGANLNGNQYNALQLLLDRFSRDYGSEGTYQQFKTFLDDPALREELDETGRVHEATFNAVKRRALGFDGIFDQDARPITERVHEFVRAGGISVVPTYHINNSRTTVTVVLALAALIVDQKLSNDPEYERIKNTPLVLGLDEAHNFLSEVDSVQGEQIIGKFTEAAKQGRKERLGLFLITQDPQDIADPVFKQINSTVVLNLGDDDAISAVNIPANLEQKVPYMEKGQKVVYSPDNSEPVELIGLSKCLTNHE; encoded by the coding sequence ATGTCCGATCTCGGGGATTTCACTGACTTCGACGGGAGCGACGACGGCGAGGGCGACGACGCGACCGGCGCGGCGGCCGCGGAGGGCGACGCTGGCACCGACGGCGACGGATCGGCGTCCGACTCGGCAACGGTCGATACGTTCGGCGCGGACGAGGCCGACGACGACTTCGCGGCGATGGACGTGACGCCCGCCGGCGAGGACCGCGGCGTCGGCGTCGTCTCCGCGACCGAGGGGCTGCGGATCAGCGAGGACGGCGAGGAGACGGAACTGCGCGCGTACGTCACCGTGAAGAACCGCTCGGACGTGCGTATCGGCAAGTACCTGCTGATCCCCTACCAGGACGACGAGCGCCTGTTCTGTCGAATCACTGCCCTGGAGTACGCCCAGGAGTTCCGCGCCGACGACGCCACCGAGATCCACGCCCGCCGCGCGATGCGCCGGAGCGACATCGACGAACAGGACTTCAAGTTCGTCGCGACGCTCGACCCCCTCGCGGTCCTCTACTCGGAGGGCGACGAACTCAAACGGCGGATGACCGACCGCGTCCCGAAACCCGAGACGGTCGTCCGCGAGGCCACCAACAAATCGGAGATCAAGACCGGTCTGAAGATCCCCGAAGACGGCGTCTTCCTCGGCCACCTCTCGGTCGGCGGCGAGAAGGTCGAGACCGCCGCCGAGCCGCCTCACATCGACTACCGGCTGAAAGACGACTACGAGGACGGCGACCCGCTCGTCTTCCGCCACACGCTCGTCGCCGGCGGGACGGGGTCGGGCAAGACCCACAGCGCCAAGAACGTCCTCCGGCAGTACCTCGCCGACGAACGCACCTACCCCGTCGAGGACGGCTCTCGGGACGTCTCGCCCGGGCTCGTCATGTTCGACCCCCAGGACGAGTACGCCCAGATGCACGACGACAACCCCGACCTCGATAGCGACTTCGCCCGCCGCCTGGAGCGGGAGGGCATCGCCTACGGCGGCGTCGACGACACCATCGCGTTCGTCCCGAAGGTCCAGGGCGCCACCTACGCCACCGGCGACCACCGCGCCGAACAGGTCGAGTTCACGATCCCCTTCTCGATGGTCCAGGACAACCCCTGGCTCATCGCCGGCGCCAACCTCAACGGCAACCAGTACAACGCCCTCCAGCTGCTCCTCGATCGCTTCTCGCGGGACTACGGCTCTGAGGGCACCTACCAGCAGTTCAAGACGTTCCTCGACGACCCGGCGCTGCGGGAGGAACTCGACGAGACCGGGCGGGTCCACGAGGCCACGTTCAACGCGGTCAAACGGCGCGCGCTGGGCTTCGACGGCATCTTCGACCAGGACGCCCGCCCCATCACCGAGCGGGTCCACGAGTTCGTCCGCGCGGGCGGCATTTCGGTGGTTCCGACCTACCACATCAACAACTCCCGGACCACCGTCACCGTGGTCCTCGCCCTCGCCGCGCTGATCGTGGATCAGAAACTCTCGAACGACCCCGAGTACGAGCGCATCAAAAATACGCCGCTCGTCCTGGGGCTCGACGAGGCCCATAACTTCCTCTCCGAAGTGGACAGCGTCCAGGGCGAGCAGATCATCGGGAAGTTCACCGAGGCCGCCAAACAGGGTCGAAAGGAACGGCTGGGGCTCTTTCTCATCACCCAGGACCCACAGGACATCGCCGACCCCGTCTTCAAACAGATCAACTCGACGGTCGTCCTGAATCTCGGCGACGACGACGCCATCTCGGCGGTGAACATCCCCGCCAACCTCGAACAGAAGGTGCCCTACATGGAGAAGGGCCAGAAGGTCGTCTACTCGCCGGACAACTCCGAGCCAGTCGAGCTGATCGGCCTCTCGAAGTGCCTGACCAACCACGAGTGA
- a CDS encoding ATP-binding protein: MKLREVHVDRYGPLRETLQLGDAHVVYGPNESGKTLLVEALLRSLTGDRRVADSRVDERPGGHVVLDGEGERHELADGETLLDRYAERYNFELTPAEFRNVFVVRDGDLRVLDEPEFYRRVTDRVVGIWTGDIETVRERVLERGRLTPDEWELSAGRDDAAEQRDLATGLLADVEAYLDRADAEGLDRTEVACYEAARERREAEAEVAALEAAKAREDYEQLVKTKGSLERSLDERADLPDERELDELADRLDDLPTGSEDELQRRKSWYGRATLAALAAGVVAGAVALGLGIDDPQLVAAGPAAFAVVALVGLAAYRSASNAVVRLNGDRQAIVERASEVGIDAYDPPAVRGAIADYREEHDNHAEVVQGNTEVLRQWLDIDAAEPREVVTEAEDALEARRAEIDFGAEREFTEETLEDARERAEAAAERETELREQFREHRRQLERFGERAGGVRFEAFTGEPLDLAVANLGALGDLAERLHEVVDAIDTDADVSRAAATVLDRMAESETEKMTTLFSDGEAAAVFRRVTDDRYVDVGLDDDSRPVVELASGERLSPAELSRGTRDQLYLAVRVALGRRLMQGRDGFFLLDDAFLSADPQRLQRQAEVLGELVESGWQVVYLTCKPDARDTLAETAGADVTELTPL, translated from the coding sequence GTGAAACTACGCGAGGTCCACGTCGACCGCTACGGCCCGCTCCGGGAGACGTTGCAGCTCGGCGACGCCCACGTCGTCTACGGCCCCAACGAGTCCGGGAAGACGCTGCTCGTCGAGGCGCTGCTGCGGTCGCTGACGGGCGACCGACGCGTCGCCGATTCGCGGGTCGACGAGCGCCCCGGGGGGCACGTCGTCCTCGACGGCGAGGGCGAACGACACGAACTCGCCGACGGCGAGACGCTGCTGGACCGCTACGCCGAGCGGTACAACTTCGAGCTGACGCCGGCGGAGTTCCGCAACGTGTTCGTCGTCCGCGACGGCGACCTGCGCGTCCTCGACGAGCCCGAGTTCTACCGTCGAGTGACCGACCGCGTCGTCGGCATCTGGACCGGCGACATCGAGACGGTCCGCGAGCGGGTCCTCGAACGCGGTCGCCTGACGCCCGACGAGTGGGAGCTCTCGGCGGGCCGCGACGACGCCGCCGAGCAACGCGACCTGGCGACGGGCCTGCTGGCCGACGTGGAGGCGTACCTCGACCGCGCCGACGCCGAGGGTCTCGACCGCACCGAGGTGGCTTGCTACGAGGCCGCTCGCGAGCGCCGCGAAGCCGAGGCCGAGGTCGCGGCGCTGGAGGCCGCGAAGGCCCGCGAGGACTACGAGCAACTGGTCAAGACGAAGGGGTCGCTGGAGCGCAGCCTCGACGAGCGCGCCGACCTGCCGGACGAGCGCGAGCTGGACGAGCTGGCCGACCGGCTCGACGACCTCCCGACCGGGAGCGAGGACGAACTCCAGCGACGCAAGAGCTGGTACGGACGGGCGACGCTCGCGGCGCTTGCCGCGGGAGTCGTCGCGGGCGCGGTGGCGCTGGGACTCGGGATCGACGACCCGCAACTGGTCGCCGCCGGCCCCGCCGCGTTCGCCGTCGTCGCCCTCGTCGGGCTCGCGGCCTACCGCTCGGCCAGCAACGCCGTCGTCCGACTGAACGGCGACCGGCAGGCGATCGTCGAGCGGGCCTCGGAAGTCGGCATCGACGCCTACGACCCGCCGGCCGTTCGCGGCGCCATCGCCGACTACCGAGAGGAACACGACAACCACGCGGAGGTCGTCCAGGGCAACACCGAGGTCCTGCGCCAGTGGCTCGACATCGACGCCGCGGAGCCACGCGAGGTCGTCACGGAGGCCGAGGACGCCCTGGAGGCTCGGCGAGCGGAGATCGACTTCGGCGCCGAGCGCGAGTTCACCGAGGAGACGCTCGAAGACGCCCGCGAGCGCGCCGAGGCGGCCGCCGAGCGCGAGACCGAGCTTCGGGAGCAGTTTCGCGAGCACCGCCGGCAGCTGGAGCGGTTCGGCGAGCGCGCCGGCGGCGTCCGCTTCGAGGCGTTCACCGGCGAGCCGCTCGATCTCGCCGTCGCCAACCTCGGCGCGCTGGGGGATCTGGCCGAGCGCCTACACGAGGTCGTCGACGCTATCGACACCGACGCCGACGTCTCGCGGGCCGCGGCGACGGTACTCGACCGCATGGCCGAATCCGAGACCGAGAAGATGACGACGCTGTTTTCCGACGGCGAAGCCGCCGCCGTGTTCCGGCGAGTGACCGACGACCGCTACGTCGACGTGGGACTCGACGACGACTCCCGGCCGGTCGTCGAGCTGGCCAGCGGCGAGCGGCTCTCGCCGGCGGAGCTCTCGCGCGGAACGCGCGACCAGCTGTATCTCGCCGTCCGCGTCGCGCTCGGCCGCCGGCTCATGCAGGGTCGCGACGGCTTCTTCCTGCTGGACGACGCGTTCCTGTCGGCCGACCCCCAGCGGCTCCAGCGGCAGGCCGAGGTGCTGGGCGAACTCGTCGAGTCGGGCTGGCAGGTCGTGTATCTCACCTGCAAGCCCGACGCCCGTGACACGCTGGCCGAGACCGCCGGCGCGGACGTGACCGAGTTGACGCCGCTGTGA
- a CDS encoding metallophosphoesterase family protein — protein MRLLHTADLHLGRDGERSLAALDALLAAAEREAVDALTVGGDCFDAAADADELRPELRERFTDNDFDVLVVPGNHDAAVFDGNVEFGPDFRALSTDPVEVATVGDGEVVGVPSCERLGEERFFDLRERAHDEAVLLLHCTLDAGFGTGATGDEAEPTHCPVQTETLGELGYEFVLAGHVHSELYQRKLPNGGLFIYPGSPVSHSWAELGRRHAVVVDTDDANVQPVALDTFYRDRFSATVSPGDGYDVIERVEGWVDGQETDRSDLEVRVDGCTELDESTFDERLHAAAGPATVVNETRGVAAVLDHPIYADFTDRLDDLDLDEFDRVDDPDAVEKRLVETLAELLAAGEVTHA, from the coding sequence ATGCGGCTACTGCACACCGCGGATCTCCACCTCGGGCGCGACGGCGAGCGGTCGCTGGCCGCGCTCGACGCCCTCCTGGCGGCGGCCGAGCGCGAGGCCGTCGACGCGCTGACCGTCGGCGGCGACTGCTTCGACGCCGCGGCCGACGCCGACGAACTCCGCCCCGAGTTGCGCGAGCGGTTCACCGACAACGACTTCGACGTGCTGGTCGTCCCCGGCAACCACGACGCCGCGGTCTTCGACGGCAACGTCGAGTTCGGCCCGGACTTCCGAGCGCTCTCGACAGACCCCGTCGAGGTCGCGACCGTCGGCGATGGCGAGGTCGTCGGCGTCCCCTCCTGCGAGCGACTGGGAGAGGAGCGCTTCTTCGACCTGCGCGAGCGCGCCCACGACGAGGCCGTCCTCCTGTTGCACTGCACGCTCGACGCCGGGTTCGGGACGGGCGCGACCGGCGACGAGGCCGAACCCACGCACTGCCCCGTCCAGACGGAGACGCTCGGGGAACTGGGCTACGAGTTCGTCCTCGCGGGCCACGTCCACAGCGAGCTCTACCAGCGGAAGCTCCCCAACGGCGGCCTGTTCATCTATCCCGGCTCCCCCGTCTCCCACTCCTGGGCCGAGCTCGGCCGGCGCCACGCCGTCGTCGTCGACACCGACGACGCCAACGTCCAGCCGGTCGCGCTCGACACCTTCTACCGCGACCGCTTCTCGGCGACCGTCTCCCCCGGCGACGGCTACGACGTCATCGAGCGCGTCGAGGGGTGGGTCGACGGCCAGGAGACCGACCGCAGCGACCTCGAGGTCCGGGTGGACGGGTGCACCGAACTCGACGAGTCCACCTTCGACGAACGGTTGCACGCGGCCGCGGGGCCGGCCACCGTGGTCAACGAGACCCGCGGCGTCGCGGCCGTGCTCGACCACCCAATCTACGCCGACTTCACCGACCGACTCGACGACCTCGACCTCGACGAGTTCGACCGCGTCGACGACCCGGACGCGGTCGAGAAGCGACTCGTGGAGACGCTGGCGGAACTGCTCGCGGCCGGCGAGGTGACCCACGCGTGA
- a CDS encoding TrmB family transcriptional regulator — protein MASLRDMGLSEYEARAYRALLEAGPTTAKELSRASDVPMGRIYDVLNSLETQSLARSQTASRPKKYVAVESDTALDRLLDTKKRELEQQVEQYEDIVDDLTDELDGTDPVEEPFWTASVGPREALDLLVERLTAADERIVVVASAPVQQFDMDDVAARVTAALEDALERGVSVSVLLTPEMVDTLPGAVGERYREALQPHDHFETRTSANVTGTFEIVDDTEVCIEVPHPLTEDETLAVIDLKDPDFAADIAAEFAPRWEEARELRL, from the coding sequence ATGGCGAGTCTGAGAGACATGGGCCTCTCGGAGTACGAGGCGCGGGCCTACCGCGCCCTGCTGGAGGCAGGGCCCACGACGGCGAAGGAGCTCTCGCGGGCGAGCGACGTGCCGATGGGACGGATCTACGACGTGCTCAACAGCTTGGAGACGCAGAGTCTGGCGCGCAGTCAGACGGCGAGTCGGCCGAAGAAGTACGTCGCCGTCGAGTCCGACACCGCCTTGGACCGGTTGCTGGACACGAAAAAGCGCGAGCTCGAACAGCAGGTCGAACAGTACGAGGACATCGTCGACGACCTGACCGACGAGCTCGACGGGACCGACCCCGTCGAGGAGCCGTTCTGGACGGCCAGCGTCGGGCCGCGCGAGGCGCTGGACCTGCTGGTCGAGCGGCTCACCGCGGCCGACGAGCGGATCGTCGTCGTCGCGTCGGCACCGGTCCAGCAGTTCGACATGGACGACGTGGCCGCCCGCGTCACCGCCGCACTGGAGGACGCGCTGGAGCGCGGCGTCTCGGTGTCGGTGTTGCTCACGCCGGAGATGGTCGACACGCTCCCGGGAGCGGTCGGCGAGCGCTACCGCGAGGCGCTCCAGCCCCACGACCACTTCGAGACGCGGACGAGCGCGAACGTCACGGGGACCTTCGAGATCGTCGACGACACGGAAGTCTGTATCGAGGTCCCGCACCCGCTGACCGAGGACGAGACGCTGGCGGTCATCGACCTCAAGGACCCCGATTTCGCGGCCGACATCGCCGCCGAGTTCGCGCCCCGGTGGGAGGAGGCCCGGGAGTTGCGGCTCTGA
- a CDS encoding DUF255 domain-containing protein, protein MDESADATKVEWREWGEDAFATAERAGKPVLLSLWASWSEDCREMDETTYSEPRIAANVNDGFVPVRVNVDRRPRVRDRYNMGGFPSTVFTTPDGEVITGATFLGIDGFREILDAVRRTWDGKGAAAGSIPRQLGDADPPGGELSARAEEHMVEQLLASYDEEFGGWGTDVKFPLPRTIEFALVRARDQATRTLEAVRTRLFDTYDGGFYRFSHNRNWASPQREKLVDENAALVRAFAHGYRYTGEDAYRETAADTVEYLTTDLWTGDAFAASQGGDDAYYRREATEREDSEAPPVDETVFAGHNGVAVDGLLTLAAYTDDERARRYAERARDHVLAELVGEDGAVVHFGDPETGAVGETGLLSSQARVLSGLTTSASVLGEPGPMEAVADYAIDELQGEAGAFRDGPTDGAGLLDRPLKPLDTNVDAADALVETWLLTDDDRYRAAAEGALSAFAGATDRMGVEVATYASAVARLRDPRVVAVGNEAGSDLHRAALRLADHETVVAPADDRAETGEAVVLADGDVEARATTPADLESVLTG, encoded by the coding sequence ATGGACGAGTCAGCGGACGCGACGAAAGTCGAGTGGCGCGAGTGGGGCGAGGACGCCTTCGCGACCGCCGAGCGGGCGGGCAAACCCGTCCTCCTGTCGCTGTGGGCATCCTGGAGCGAGGACTGCCGGGAGATGGACGAGACGACCTATTCGGAGCCCCGGATCGCCGCGAACGTCAACGACGGGTTCGTCCCGGTGCGGGTGAACGTCGACCGCCGGCCGCGGGTCCGCGACCGCTACAACATGGGCGGGTTCCCCTCGACGGTGTTCACGACGCCCGACGGCGAGGTCATCACCGGCGCGACGTTCCTCGGGATCGACGGCTTCCGCGAGATTCTCGACGCCGTCCGGCGCACCTGGGACGGGAAGGGGGCGGCGGCGGGGTCGATCCCCCGACAGCTCGGCGACGCCGACCCGCCGGGCGGCGAGCTGTCGGCCCGCGCCGAGGAACACATGGTCGAACAGTTGCTCGCGTCCTACGACGAGGAGTTCGGCGGGTGGGGCACGGACGTGAAGTTTCCCCTCCCTCGCACCATCGAGTTCGCGCTGGTGCGGGCCCGCGACCAGGCGACGCGGACGCTCGAAGCGGTACGGACGCGACTGTTCGACACCTACGACGGCGGCTTCTACCGGTTTTCCCACAACCGCAACTGGGCGTCCCCCCAGCGCGAGAAGCTCGTCGACGAGAACGCGGCGCTGGTGCGCGCGTTCGCTCACGGCTACCGCTACACGGGCGAGGACGCCTACCGCGAGACAGCCGCGGACACCGTCGAGTACCTGACGACAGACCTGTGGACCGGCGACGCCTTCGCGGCGAGCCAGGGCGGCGACGACGCCTACTACCGTCGGGAGGCGACCGAGCGCGAGGATAGCGAGGCCCCGCCGGTCGACGAGACCGTCTTCGCCGGCCACAACGGCGTCGCCGTCGACGGCCTGCTCACGCTGGCGGCCTACACCGACGACGAGCGCGCCCGCCGCTACGCAGAGCGCGCTCGCGACCACGTCTTGGCCGAGCTGGTCGGCGAGGACGGCGCGGTCGTCCACTTCGGCGACCCCGAGACCGGCGCTGTCGGCGAGACGGGTCTCCTCTCCTCGCAGGCCCGCGTGCTGTCGGGGCTGACGACGAGCGCGTCGGTGCTGGGCGAGCCGGGACCGATGGAAGCGGTGGCCGACTACGCCATCGACGAACTGCAGGGCGAAGCGGGCGCGTTCCGCGACGGCCCGACCGACGGCGCGGGTCTGCTCGACCGCCCGCTCAAGCCGCTGGACACGAACGTCGACGCCGCGGACGCGCTGGTCGAGACCTGGCTGCTGACCGACGACGACCGCTACCGGGCGGCCGCCGAGGGCGCGCTGTCGGCGTTCGCCGGCGCGACCGACCGGATGGGCGTCGAGGTGGCGACCTACGCGTCCGCCGTCGCCCGGCTGCGCGACCCACGAGTGGTCGCCGTCGGGAACGAAGCCGGGAGCGACCTCCACCGCGCCGCGCTCCGACTGGCAGACCACGAGACCGTCGTCGCACCCGCCGACGACCGCGCCGAGACGGGCGAAGCGGTCGTCCTCGCCGACGGTGACGTCGAAGCGCGCGCCACGACCCCGGCGGACCTCGAATCCGTCCTGACCGGCTGA
- a CDS encoding mandelate racemase/muconate lactonizing enzyme family protein has product MAAPSDPRDVSITDVQTTKIGTTFEWTLVRIYTDAGVAGTGEAVLGPAADAYIDFAKEHLVGKNPVDIDARLTELYERTSYLGGMNGVGVTALSGIDIALHDLAGKLLGVPAHQLLGGKHREEVRVYCDVHAGEHLHDAMEGGDESAYRPEAYADAAETVLDEGWDAVKFDLDSPDRHVQDPRNKHLNGRAIEYRAEIVETVTDRVGDRADVAFDCHWSWTADTVRRLADQLDPTDVWWLEDTVPPENDDVQIKAADESTVTVAAGENVYRVEGARRLIEDQGVDVFHPDVPKNGGMHEVKKMADMAKAYHIPLALHNVASPVGTMASAHVGAAASNFLALEYHARDVDWWDDVVEADILHEGRIDVPDDPGLGVTVDRDTVAEHMLDGETLFDPVP; this is encoded by the coding sequence ATGGCAGCGCCGTCGGATCCGCGGGACGTATCGATCACGGACGTACAGACGACGAAGATCGGGACCACCTTCGAGTGGACGTTGGTCCGGATATACACCGACGCTGGGGTGGCGGGTACCGGTGAGGCAGTGCTGGGGCCGGCGGCCGACGCCTACATCGACTTCGCGAAGGAGCACCTGGTCGGGAAGAACCCCGTCGACATCGACGCGCGGCTGACAGAGCTGTACGAGCGGACCTCGTATCTCGGCGGGATGAACGGCGTCGGCGTCACGGCGCTGTCGGGTATCGACATCGCGTTACACGACCTGGCGGGGAAGCTGCTGGGCGTCCCCGCCCACCAGTTGCTCGGCGGGAAACACCGCGAGGAGGTGCGCGTGTACTGCGACGTCCACGCGGGCGAGCACCTCCACGACGCGATGGAGGGCGGCGACGAGTCGGCCTACCGGCCGGAGGCCTACGCCGACGCGGCCGAGACGGTCCTCGACGAGGGGTGGGACGCCGTCAAGTTCGACCTCGACAGCCCCGACAGACACGTCCAGGACCCGCGGAACAAGCACCTCAACGGTCGGGCCATCGAGTACCGCGCGGAGATCGTCGAGACGGTGACCGACCGCGTGGGCGACCGCGCGGACGTCGCCTTCGACTGTCACTGGAGCTGGACGGCCGACACCGTCCGACGGCTGGCCGACCAGCTCGACCCGACGGACGTGTGGTGGCTCGAAGACACCGTCCCGCCGGAGAACGACGACGTGCAGATCAAGGCCGCCGACGAGTCGACGGTGACCGTCGCCGCCGGGGAGAACGTCTACCGCGTCGAGGGTGCGCGTCGTCTGATCGAGGACCAGGGCGTCGACGTCTTCCACCCGGACGTGCCGAAAAACGGTGGGATGCACGAGGTAAAGAAGATGGCCGACATGGCGAAGGCCTACCACATCCCGCTGGCGCTGCACAACGTCGCCTCGCCGGTGGGCACGATGGCCAGCGCCCACGTCGGCGCCGCCGCGTCGAACTTCCTGGCGCTGGAGTATCACGCCCGCGACGTGGACTGGTGGGACGACGTCGTCGAAGCGGACATCCTCCACGAGGGCCGGATCGACGTGCCCGACGACCCGGGGCTCGGCGTGACCGTCGACCGTGACACCGTCGCGGAGCACATGCTCGACGGGGAGACGTTGTTCGACCCGGTACCCTGA
- a CDS encoding electron transfer flavoprotein subunit alpha/FixB family protein gives MTVLAVAEHRRGELRDVSYELAAAGADLADATDSELHLAVVGGDVAAFGDDLVREGVDAVHTVDHGEEFNHDVSVQAVEQLADGLDVDYLLMPHTVNGLDYAPAVAERLGLPIVTDAVEMAVDGTLEVTREMYGSKVETTIEVESERAAVTLRPAEWPQAPTGGDAAVEPFDASIDESAVRSTVTGFEEVGGGDVDISEADVLVSVGRGIEEEDNLDVVRDLAEALDATVSASRPVVDSGWLPKNRQVGQSGKVVTPDVYIAIGISGAVQHVAGMKGADTIIAINTDPNAPIFDIADYGIVDDLFDVVPALTEQFGG, from the coding sequence ATGACGGTGCTGGCCGTCGCCGAGCACCGCCGCGGGGAGTTGCGCGACGTGAGCTACGAGCTCGCCGCCGCCGGTGCGGACCTGGCCGACGCGACCGATTCGGAGCTCCACCTCGCGGTCGTCGGTGGCGACGTGGCGGCGTTCGGCGACGACCTCGTCCGTGAGGGCGTCGACGCCGTCCACACGGTCGACCACGGCGAGGAGTTCAACCACGACGTGTCCGTCCAGGCTGTCGAACAGCTGGCAGACGGGCTGGACGTCGACTATCTCCTCATGCCCCACACGGTCAACGGGCTCGACTACGCGCCGGCGGTCGCCGAGCGGCTCGGCCTGCCGATCGTGACCGACGCCGTCGAGATGGCGGTCGACGGGACCCTCGAAGTCACCCGGGAGATGTACGGCTCGAAGGTCGAGACGACGATCGAAGTCGAGAGCGAGCGAGCGGCCGTGACGCTCCGACCGGCCGAGTGGCCCCAGGCGCCGACGGGCGGCGACGCCGCCGTCGAGCCGTTCGACGCGAGTATCGACGAGTCCGCGGTGCGCTCGACCGTGACCGGCTTCGAGGAGGTCGGCGGCGGCGACGTGGACATCTCCGAGGCCGACGTGCTCGTCTCGGTCGGTCGGGGTATCGAGGAGGAGGACAACCTCGACGTCGTCCGGGACCTGGCGGAGGCGCTGGACGCCACCGTCTCGGCGTCGCGCCCGGTCGTCGACAGCGGCTGGCTCCCGAAGAACCGCCAGGTCGGCCAGAGCGGGAAGGTCGTCACCCCCGACGTGTACATCGCGATCGGGATCTCGGGGGCGGTCCAGCACGTGGCGGGCATGAAAGGCGCGGACACGATAATCGCGATCAACACGGACCCCAACGCCCCTATCTTCGACATCGCCGACTACGGGATCGTCGACGACCTGTTCGACGTGGTACCGGCGCTGACCGAACAGTTCGGCGGGTAA